A part of Nitrospira sp. genomic DNA contains:
- a CDS encoding polymer-forming cytoskeletal protein: MWKDKQDSRRSDEVDIEGNGSSLEPMRQEPGQDVSAFVGKGVMFKGTITYNGTVRIDGTLEGEIHTDGILLVGEEAVITAKVTAGTIVCKGKITGDIYARDKMKLRAPAIINGGVTTPMLSMEDGVLFNGTLEMEEATSTSQRDTTHLHAVTTSNEPAIRRVST, translated from the coding sequence ATGTGGAAGGATAAACAAGACAGTAGGCGTTCCGACGAGGTTGATATTGAAGGCAATGGATCGAGCCTTGAACCTATGCGCCAAGAACCAGGCCAAGACGTCAGCGCATTCGTCGGAAAAGGCGTCATGTTTAAGGGGACAATCACCTATAACGGAACCGTCCGGATTGATGGGACTCTTGAGGGGGAAATCCATACCGATGGCATCCTCTTAGTTGGAGAAGAAGCCGTTATCACCGCAAAAGTAACGGCCGGCACGATCGTCTGTAAGGGGAAAATTACAGGAGATATTTATGCCAGAGATAAGATGAAGCTGCGAGCACCCGCGATTATCAACGGCGGAGTCACCACACCCATGCTGTCCATGGAAGATGGGGTCCTCTTCAATGGCACCCTGGAGATGGAAGAAGCCACCTCCACATCCCAACGTGACACCACACATCTCCATGCGGTCACGACATCCAATGAACCAGCTATCCGGAGGGTTTCCACCTAG
- a CDS encoding twin-arginine translocase TatA/TatE family subunit: MFGLGASEILIILVIAFLLFGPKQLPEVGRQVGKAIKGFKDTAEDLRKSVEPELNMIQQEVKMVEQDLQSSIKEAEEEITAAGTPPEEAPTPMSKLGQI; the protein is encoded by the coding sequence ATGTTTGGATTAGGAGCCAGCGAGATCTTAATTATTCTGGTGATCGCCTTTCTCCTATTTGGTCCCAAACAACTTCCTGAAGTCGGTCGCCAAGTCGGCAAAGCCATTAAGGGCTTTAAAGATACAGCTGAGGACCTTCGTAAGTCCGTAGAACCAGAGCTGAACATGATTCAGCAAGAAGTCAAAATGGTCGAACAAGACCTTCAATCTTCCATAAAAGAAGCCGAAGAAGAGATTACAGCTGCAGGGACACCTCCGGAGGAGGCCCCCACACCCATGAGCAAGTTGGGTCAGATATAA
- a CDS encoding glutathione peroxidase, with amino-acid sequence MAPLYGFRLPDIDGHPVDLKTFKGKVLLIVNTASMCGNTPQYAGLQEMYERYQERGFEVLAFPANDFGQQEPGTNQEIKGFCFTKYSIGFPLFSKISVVGKEKHPLYRYLTEQSPFPGRVTWNFQKYLVDRSGNVIGKYDPGMNPLSPTILSDVEKALSKS; translated from the coding sequence ATGGCGCCTCTCTATGGGTTTCGTCTCCCTGACATTGATGGTCATCCCGTCGATCTCAAGACGTTCAAGGGTAAAGTGCTGCTCATTGTGAATACTGCGAGCATGTGCGGTAATACGCCTCAGTATGCTGGCCTTCAGGAGATGTATGAGCGGTATCAGGAGCGGGGATTCGAGGTCCTGGCGTTTCCAGCTAATGATTTTGGGCAGCAGGAGCCGGGTACGAATCAAGAAATTAAAGGATTCTGCTTCACAAAATACAGTATCGGTTTCCCTCTGTTCTCAAAAATCAGCGTGGTTGGAAAAGAGAAGCATCCCCTCTATCGGTATCTCACTGAACAGAGTCCCTTCCCTGGCCGCGTGACGTGGAATTTCCAGAAATACCTGGTGGATCGCTCCGGCAACGTGATCGGGAAGTATGATCCCGGCATGAACCCTTTATCGCCCACCATTCTGTCCGATGTGGAAAAAGCCTTGTCAAAAAGCTGA
- a CDS encoding RNA-binding protein, translated as MGSKLYVGGLPYSATEQQLTETFGAHGTVASAKIISDKFTGQSRGFGFVEMSSDAEAKAAITALNGTEMGGRTLTVNEAKPQEPRSGGGGGFGGGGGDRGGKRDRW; from the coding sequence ATGGGTTCAAAGCTTTACGTCGGTGGGTTGCCGTATTCGGCGACCGAGCAGCAATTGACCGAAACGTTCGGGGCCCATGGCACGGTGGCCTCGGCAAAGATCATCTCGGATAAATTCACGGGACAGTCGCGTGGCTTTGGCTTCGTGGAGATGTCCTCGGATGCTGAGGCGAAAGCCGCGATCACAGCGCTGAATGGCACAGAGATGGGTGGCCGCACCTTAACGGTCAATGAAGCGAAACCACAGGAGCCGCGTTCTGGCGGCGGTGGTGGATTCGGTGGTGGTGGCGGTGACCGTGGTGGAAAGCGCGATCGCTGGTAA
- a CDS encoding EVE domain-containing protein, with the protein MGPQGYWLMKSEPTTFSIDDLIRAPNHATYWDGVRNYQARNFMRSMAVGDHVLFYHSNTDPPAVVGIAEVVKTAYPDSTQFDKKDKHYDPASKPSEPRWDMVDIKYVRKFSRALTLDELRKENKLNGMVLLKKGSRLSVQPVTPLEWRHIMKLAED; encoded by the coding sequence ATGGGACCACAAGGGTATTGGTTGATGAAGTCAGAGCCCACCACATTCTCGATCGATGACTTGATACGCGCTCCCAACCACGCAACCTATTGGGATGGCGTACGCAACTATCAAGCTCGTAATTTTATGCGCAGCATGGCAGTCGGCGATCACGTGTTGTTCTACCACAGCAACACTGATCCACCGGCGGTCGTCGGCATCGCAGAGGTCGTCAAAACCGCGTATCCTGATTCAACGCAATTCGACAAGAAGGACAAGCACTACGACCCTGCGAGCAAACCGTCCGAGCCCAGATGGGACATGGTCGATATCAAGTACGTTCGGAAATTTTCCCGCGCGTTGACCTTGGACGAATTACGAAAAGAGAACAAGCTGAACGGTATGGTGTTGTTGAAGAAGGGATCTCGCCTCTCAGTTCAGCCGGTCACTCCCCTAGAATGGAGGCATATCATGAAGTTGGCGGAAGACTGA
- the thrH gene encoding bifunctional phosphoserine phosphatase/homoserine phosphotransferase ThrH: protein MQKSVVVCLDLEGVLVPEIWINVARKTGIDDLKITTREMPDYDKLMRQRLHILDRHALKISDIQDVIEKMGPLDGATEFLAWLRERCQVIILSDTFYQFAQPLMRQLGFPTLFCHQLEIDGSGRIMNYHMRMQDPKKHAVDALKSLNFYTMAAGDSYNDTTMLREADAGFFFCPPEHLPKEFPQFPVTQTYGELQEWFAKAGHLQ, encoded by the coding sequence ATGCAGAAGTCTGTCGTGGTGTGTCTAGACTTGGAAGGCGTGCTCGTGCCGGAGATCTGGATTAATGTCGCACGGAAGACCGGCATTGACGATTTAAAGATTACGACTCGCGAGATGCCCGATTACGACAAGCTCATGAGACAGCGGTTGCACATTCTCGATCGGCACGCGTTGAAGATCAGTGACATTCAAGATGTGATTGAAAAGATGGGGCCGTTAGACGGGGCGACTGAGTTCCTCGCATGGCTACGGGAGCGTTGCCAAGTCATTATTCTGTCGGACACCTTCTATCAGTTCGCCCAGCCACTCATGCGACAGCTCGGCTTCCCAACTCTCTTTTGCCATCAGCTGGAGATCGATGGGAGTGGCCGCATTATGAATTACCACATGAGAATGCAGGATCCAAAGAAGCATGCTGTGGATGCGTTGAAATCGCTGAACTTTTATACGATGGCCGCAGGTGACTCGTACAACGACACCACCATGCTCAGGGAAGCCGACGCCGGATTTTTCTTTTGTCCTCCCGAGCATCTACCAAAGGAGTTCCCTCAGTTTCCCGTGACGCAGACCTACGGCGAGCTGCAAGAGTGGTTTGCGAAAGCGGGCCATTTGCAATAG
- the rfbC gene encoding dTDP-4-dehydrorhamnose 3,5-epimerase has translation MRVTPIDIPGVLLLEPSIISDHRGYFMETYHQQRYAEAGITEHFVQDNCSRSIQNTVRGLHFQEPHSQGKLVMALEGTIYDVVVDIRTGSPTFGKWYGIELSGKNLHQLYIPPGCAHGFCVTSEMATFLYKCTAYYSPRDERGILWNDPALGIRWPISDPILSPKDQAYRTIKEMDPELPVYTPIR, from the coding sequence GTGCGTGTGACACCAATTGACATTCCTGGCGTACTCTTGCTCGAACCGTCCATCATTTCCGATCATCGAGGCTACTTCATGGAAACCTATCATCAGCAGCGCTACGCTGAGGCAGGTATTACGGAGCACTTCGTGCAAGATAACTGCTCACGATCGATTCAAAACACGGTACGCGGTCTGCATTTTCAGGAACCGCATAGTCAAGGGAAACTCGTCATGGCCCTTGAGGGGACTATCTACGACGTCGTCGTCGATATTCGAACGGGATCGCCGACGTTCGGAAAATGGTATGGCATCGAGCTGTCTGGTAAGAACCTTCATCAGCTGTACATTCCCCCGGGATGCGCTCATGGCTTTTGTGTCACGAGCGAGATGGCCACGTTTCTCTATAAGTGCACTGCTTATTATTCGCCGAGGGATGAGCGAGGTATTTTGTGGAACGATCCGGCGTTGGGAATTCGCTGGCCGATCAGTGACCCAATCCTCTCACCGAAAGACCAAGCCTACCGCACCATCAAAGAAATGGATCCAGAGTTACCGGTCTATACGCCTATTCGCTAG
- a CDS encoding cytochrome c codes for MGHVLLITVLLAAAWATGSSALGADDAILKPRVPVDQINQAKTWKNPLAPTQETIEKGKQLFEGKAFCVTCHGRDGKGLGSDIEPGTLKGPLPRNFTDQEWQAARTDGELLWILKNGSKGTAMAPFIPLILTEEEAWHVLLYVRSFEKNRDTPQTNGQP; via the coding sequence ATGGGTCACGTTCTCTTGATCACCGTATTGCTCGCAGCAGCCTGGGCAACCGGCAGCTCAGCCTTGGGCGCCGATGACGCCATACTCAAGCCGCGAGTTCCAGTCGACCAAATTAACCAGGCTAAGACCTGGAAGAATCCCCTGGCACCGACTCAAGAGACCATTGAGAAAGGGAAGCAGCTTTTTGAGGGGAAAGCATTCTGTGTGACCTGCCACGGAAGAGACGGCAAGGGATTGGGAAGCGATATTGAGCCCGGCACACTCAAAGGTCCCTTGCCGCGCAATTTCACCGACCAAGAGTGGCAAGCAGCCAGAACAGATGGCGAACTCCTCTGGATCTTGAAGAACGGCAGCAAAGGCACGGCGATGGCGCCCTTTATTCCACTCATTCTGACGGAAGAAGAAGCCTGGCACGTCTTGCTCTACGTGCGATCGTTCGAAAAGAATCGAGACACGCCACAAACCAATGGACAGCCGTAA
- the tatA gene encoding twin-arginine translocase TatA/TatE family subunit, whose translation MFGSFGWMELMLILIIVLIIFGAGKLPQLGEGLGKAIKGFKKSVHEADAIDVTPAEQSQQGQSQAAASNQVGAQSEASPSPTPQSTHPSQVKQG comes from the coding sequence ATGTTCGGTTCATTTGGATGGATGGAATTAATGCTGATTTTGATCATTGTCTTGATCATTTTCGGCGCAGGTAAACTTCCCCAATTGGGAGAAGGCCTCGGAAAAGCCATCAAAGGTTTCAAAAAGTCTGTGCACGAAGCTGATGCAATTGACGTCACACCGGCCGAACAGTCTCAACAGGGCCAGTCGCAGGCAGCAGCGTCAAATCAGGTCGGTGCCCAATCAGAAGCCTCACCATCGCCTACGCCCCAATCGACACACCCAAGCCAGGTAAAACAAGGGTAA
- a CDS encoding YihY/virulence factor BrkB family protein, which yields MAGSTRMSQFSKQDLWTKDLATMSWLQRLGTQALRLATAVGMEFRHRLLDARAAGLVYTTLLSLVPFLAVMFSVLKAFDVHHVIEPFLAQTLEPLGPKSQEITSTIIGFVDNMKMGVLGAFGIAGLFYTTYSLIDKIEQALNAIWQVKQGRTWERKFTDYLSAVLVGPVLVVSTFGLLASLQSHTVVQRLVEMEPFGTLLVWSGDAVPFVMLCAVLTFFYKTIPNTHVHVRSAAVGGVSAAVLWIIAEEIFANFVAASASYSAIYSSFAVLMLFLLWLYAGWMIVLIGAQFSFFCQYPTAYLSRLLWDQGTYVFREQLALKVLRVLGHHYLKGDRPLRLPELSSELNMPLSLVEEEVERLVDNGFVGRLQEPEGVSLIKAPDLIFVKEVLDSVRNGTPPWVVPHLDPSDPVSALLRRRDKAVERALVGETMQSLLQDQPLSCSTEP from the coding sequence ATGGCAGGCTCCACACGCATGTCTCAATTTTCGAAGCAGGACCTCTGGACCAAGGATCTTGCTACTATGTCATGGCTCCAACGGTTGGGCACTCAAGCGCTCCGGCTGGCCACCGCGGTCGGCATGGAATTCCGCCATCGTCTGCTCGATGCTCGGGCAGCTGGTCTGGTTTACACGACATTGCTGTCGTTAGTGCCGTTTCTCGCTGTGATGTTCTCGGTGTTGAAGGCCTTCGATGTCCACCATGTGATCGAACCCTTCTTGGCCCAAACGCTGGAGCCGCTCGGCCCCAAGAGCCAGGAGATCACGTCCACCATCATTGGGTTTGTCGACAATATGAAAATGGGGGTGCTGGGAGCGTTCGGGATTGCCGGCCTCTTCTATACGACCTATTCGCTGATCGACAAGATCGAGCAAGCGCTCAACGCGATCTGGCAGGTTAAACAGGGACGCACTTGGGAACGAAAGTTTACCGACTATTTGAGCGCGGTCCTTGTGGGACCGGTGCTTGTGGTGAGCACGTTCGGCCTGCTCGCGTCACTACAAAGTCATACGGTGGTTCAGCGTCTCGTGGAAATGGAACCGTTTGGGACGCTGCTGGTGTGGAGCGGCGATGCGGTGCCCTTCGTGATGCTCTGTGCCGTGCTTACCTTTTTTTACAAGACGATCCCTAACACCCATGTCCATGTGCGCTCAGCAGCTGTGGGTGGCGTCTCGGCGGCTGTTCTGTGGATCATCGCCGAGGAAATCTTTGCGAACTTCGTGGCAGCCTCCGCCAGTTACAGCGCGATCTATTCGAGTTTTGCCGTCCTCATGCTGTTCTTATTATGGCTCTACGCCGGATGGATGATCGTGCTGATCGGGGCGCAGTTCTCATTTTTTTGCCAATACCCCACAGCCTATTTGTCCCGCCTGCTGTGGGATCAAGGCACGTACGTCTTTCGTGAACAGCTAGCCCTGAAGGTCTTGCGCGTTCTGGGGCATCACTACCTCAAAGGCGATCGTCCGTTGCGACTGCCGGAGCTATCGAGCGAGCTGAACATGCCCTTGTCTCTGGTGGAGGAAGAGGTTGAGCGGCTCGTCGATAACGGGTTTGTAGGTCGCCTTCAAGAACCGGAAGGGGTGAGTCTCATCAAGGCGCCGGACCTGATCTTCGTGAAAGAGGTTCTGGATTCGGTTCGCAATGGAACCCCGCCGTGGGTGGTGCCCCACCTCGATCCCAGTGATCCGGTGTCTGCCCTGTTGCGCCGTCGTGATAAGGCGGTGGAACGAGCGTTGGTTGGCGAGACCATGCAATCGCTCTTGCAAGACCAACCGCTGTCTTGCTCCACGGAGCCGTGA
- a CDS encoding YkgJ family cysteine cluster protein gives MTPPTTERFEIALNTSAGQISTAVEVPTGFVPVTAIVPLIRRLGEEAQALEVARSVEAGRPPSCHKGCAACCRMLVPLSAPEAFALDEWVRSCSTEQQGRIAARFVEAKSRLLSQGLWQRLSELCSAQEQPNDEALEVMNREYYALRLPCPFLEEEACTIYEARPAACRELLVSSPPERCDDLINNRVDPISAPILVSTVLGLLWQELRKAPTRLIPLPVALDWAKGYEQENHHTWKGVELLDRALDKTWRFLSQSTPRSGQDSVE, from the coding sequence ATGACCCCTCCCACAACCGAGCGCTTCGAGATCGCGCTCAACACCTCTGCCGGTCAGATTTCCACGGCTGTGGAGGTGCCGACTGGATTTGTGCCGGTTACTGCCATTGTTCCGTTGATACGGCGTTTGGGGGAAGAAGCCCAAGCACTCGAAGTGGCGCGTTCCGTTGAGGCGGGTCGACCGCCTTCGTGCCACAAGGGATGTGCGGCTTGCTGTCGAATGTTGGTCCCCCTGTCGGCTCCGGAAGCATTTGCGTTAGATGAGTGGGTCCGCTCGTGTTCGACTGAGCAACAGGGGCGTATTGCAGCACGGTTCGTGGAAGCGAAATCTCGGCTGCTGTCACAGGGTCTCTGGCAACGACTCTCAGAACTCTGTAGTGCTCAGGAACAGCCGAACGACGAGGCACTGGAAGTGATGAATCGCGAGTACTATGCTCTGCGACTGCCTTGCCCCTTCCTTGAAGAAGAGGCATGTACGATCTATGAGGCACGTCCCGCGGCATGCCGGGAGCTGCTGGTGAGCTCGCCTCCCGAGCGCTGTGATGACCTGATCAATAATCGCGTGGACCCAATTTCAGCGCCTATACTGGTCAGCACGGTATTGGGGCTGCTCTGGCAAGAGCTGAGGAAGGCTCCGACAAGGTTGATCCCACTCCCGGTAGCTCTCGATTGGGCGAAGGGTTATGAGCAAGAGAATCACCACACGTGGAAGGGCGTCGAGTTACTCGATCGCGCACTGGACAAGACGTGGCGTTTCTTAAGCCAATCGACGCCTAGAAGCGGCCAAGATTCTGTTGAATAA
- a CDS encoding DUF1264 domain-containing protein, producing the protein MAAVGCSGVATQKAVGGEPTGPAMGYDIHVQAPHMMADGTPGGPFHHYCKGISDKILQCLLFESTDPKAPLVAIEYFIAKDLTRKLPAIQWHRHFHDHKVEVATGRVQVLDMPADQAAKVVEIAAGTDGIVYQLWQHGQEFPDGTVSFPQSLGHKFPGYSEK; encoded by the coding sequence ATGGCTGCCGTAGGATGCAGTGGAGTGGCCACCCAAAAAGCTGTCGGCGGAGAACCAACCGGTCCGGCCATGGGATACGACATCCATGTTCAAGCGCCACATATGATGGCGGATGGAACCCCGGGTGGCCCATTCCATCATTACTGTAAGGGGATTTCCGATAAGATCCTTCAATGTCTACTCTTCGAATCCACTGATCCAAAAGCTCCATTGGTTGCCATCGAATATTTCATCGCCAAGGACCTCACGCGCAAGCTCCCAGCCATTCAGTGGCACCGGCATTTCCACGATCATAAGGTCGAGGTCGCAACCGGGCGAGTTCAAGTCCTGGATATGCCTGCTGACCAAGCGGCCAAAGTCGTAGAAATAGCAGCAGGGACAGACGGCATTGTTTACCAGCTGTGGCAGCACGGACAAGAATTTCCCGATGGGACGGTGAGTTTCCCGCAATCCCTCGGACATAAGTTTCCAGGCTATTCAGAAAAGTAG
- a CDS encoding ImmA/IrrE family metallo-endopeptidase → MEALSLVYYGRLFHARRKGECTMGTMLRERKKMLRIPNQVVLPFGYRITVRQLSDAEMDKRDANADGIWDDDSKTIYVRKRLPVTRRRYILAHELGHAWLDWQHRYIDDGKAST, encoded by the coding sequence ATGGAAGCACTCAGCCTGGTCTATTATGGTAGGCTATTTCACGCTAGAAGGAAGGGTGAGTGTACAATGGGTACGATGCTTCGAGAGCGAAAGAAGATGTTGCGAATACCGAATCAGGTTGTCCTTCCGTTCGGCTACCGGATTACCGTTCGGCAGTTATCGGACGCCGAAATGGACAAGCGCGATGCAAACGCAGACGGAATTTGGGATGATGACTCGAAGACGATCTATGTGAGGAAACGACTTCCCGTGACCCGCCGCCGATACATTCTTGCCCACGAGCTGGGCCACGCCTGGTTGGATTGGCAGCATCGATATATAGACGATGGCAAGGCCAGCACGTAG
- a CDS encoding polymer-forming cytoskeletal protein has translation MWALGDKSTQETSDSDNFTFLGKGVDFKGILNFDGTIRIDGRVEGEVHTTGTLIIGEQAVIKGILSAGTLMTSGKVNGTVTATAKIQILKPGVLIGDIRTPGISIEDGAHFHGMCDMGAHKWVDDGQPSSKNVHDFPSHRGKTRVVDL, from the coding sequence ATGTGGGCTCTAGGCGACAAAAGTACTCAGGAAACCAGCGACAGCGACAATTTCACCTTCCTCGGAAAGGGCGTCGATTTCAAGGGTATCCTCAACTTTGATGGAACCATTCGAATCGACGGTCGTGTTGAAGGCGAAGTCCACACCACCGGGACTCTTATTATTGGAGAGCAGGCGGTGATCAAAGGCATTCTTTCCGCCGGCACCCTCATGACCAGCGGCAAGGTCAACGGTACAGTCACAGCCACGGCTAAAATTCAAATCCTTAAACCTGGGGTGCTCATCGGCGACATTCGCACACCGGGCATTTCGATCGAAGATGGCGCACACTTCCATGGCATGTGTGATATGGGAGCTCATAAATGGGTCGATGACGGTCAACCGTCATCCAAGAACGTGCACGATTTCCCGTCCCATCGTGGCAAGACTCGCGTGGTAGACCTCTAG
- the mnmA gene encoding tRNA 2-thiouridine(34) synthase MnmA, which translates to MTRPTVLLGMSGGVDSSVAAALLVHQGYEVHGVTLQVWEHEDETAATSKKWQERSCCKVGIAKHVAKQLNISHEVIDTRDTFQKGVIDDFLHGYTTGTTPNPCVRCNERVKLRGLIDLAAARKVDYVATGHYARLQNHQGIPVLARAADDRKDQTYFLYRLNPHWLPKLLFPLGNLRKPDVWREAEALGLPADELKESQEICFVTQGDYRTFIEKELPEAKRPGLFINETGQPLGQHDGIAFYTPGQRRGLGIATGQRLYVQEVRPATNTVVLGPEESLRRHECTVSDLNLFASHLLERSAEVQVKVRYATPPTPAILSPLNSSSLRIQFQVPQRALSPGQSAVFYEGDHVLGGGIIQPF; encoded by the coding sequence ATGACTCGTCCAACCGTCCTTCTCGGTATGAGCGGTGGAGTTGATAGCTCCGTCGCAGCTGCATTGCTCGTTCACCAAGGCTACGAGGTGCACGGCGTCACCCTCCAAGTATGGGAACACGAGGACGAAACCGCCGCAACGTCCAAAAAATGGCAAGAACGAAGCTGTTGCAAGGTCGGTATCGCCAAGCACGTCGCCAAACAGCTCAACATCTCTCACGAAGTGATCGATACCCGTGACACCTTTCAGAAAGGAGTGATTGACGATTTTCTTCACGGCTATACGACTGGCACCACACCCAATCCCTGTGTTCGCTGTAACGAGAGAGTAAAGCTTCGGGGCCTCATCGATCTCGCCGCTGCACGCAAGGTCGATTACGTCGCAACAGGCCATTACGCTCGTCTCCAAAACCATCAGGGCATTCCGGTCCTGGCGCGAGCCGCCGATGATCGCAAGGATCAAACCTACTTTCTCTACCGCCTTAACCCTCACTGGCTGCCCAAACTCCTCTTCCCCTTGGGCAATCTGAGAAAACCTGACGTGTGGAGAGAAGCGGAGGCCTTGGGGCTCCCAGCCGACGAGCTGAAGGAAAGTCAGGAGATCTGTTTTGTCACCCAAGGAGACTACCGTACGTTTATCGAAAAGGAGCTTCCCGAGGCCAAACGACCAGGTCTCTTTATCAATGAGACGGGGCAGCCCCTGGGCCAACACGACGGAATTGCGTTCTACACCCCTGGTCAACGACGAGGCCTTGGTATTGCCACAGGACAACGGCTCTACGTGCAAGAGGTACGGCCAGCGACCAATACCGTCGTGCTCGGCCCAGAAGAATCCCTACGCAGACACGAGTGCACGGTGAGCGACCTCAACCTCTTTGCGTCCCATTTATTGGAGAGATCCGCTGAAGTTCAGGTCAAAGTCCGCTACGCGACACCCCCGACACCCGCGATTCTGTCTCCATTGAACTCCTCAAGCCTCCGCATTCAGTTCCAGGTGCCTCAACGGGCACTCAGTCCTGGTCAATCCGCCGTCTTCTATGAAGGTGACCATGTCCTTGGAGGTGGAATAATTCAACCGTTCTAA
- a CDS encoding HU family DNA-binding protein encodes MAKSMTKSQIADYIAGKAGITKKGAVQILDDFAALAYREAKNVFTVPGIGKLKLANRKARIGRNPQTGAEIKIPAKRVVKFRVAKAAKDAILGKK; translated from the coding sequence ATGGCAAAATCAATGACGAAATCGCAGATTGCAGATTACATCGCCGGGAAAGCTGGCATCACAAAAAAAGGGGCTGTGCAGATTCTTGATGATTTTGCAGCACTGGCCTATCGCGAAGCCAAGAATGTCTTCACGGTACCCGGTATCGGCAAGCTCAAGCTGGCGAACCGCAAGGCGCGCATCGGTCGCAATCCTCAGACCGGTGCGGAAATTAAGATTCCGGCAAAGCGCGTAGTCAAGTTCCGTGTGGCCAAGGCCGCCAAGGACGCAATTCTCGGCAAGAAATAA
- a CDS encoding cytochrome P450 produces the protein MPDSVPPFTLVDVPGAVPLLGHLGAFKKQPLEMLSAWWRRHGDALRFRLGPKTIHLFSHPHLAEDILVQQADRFVKVYDPQRPTGLALVLGNGLVTSSGEVWKRHRRIIQPIFHRSRMAAMADRMAQVGEQRIATWDNRAGRTIDIAAEMMQLALEVISQTMFTTSMAHHIDRISHALRISIKYAFDSFHNPLQLPLWVPTPRNREFRAVMQFLDGLMYGLLAERRQSRAQHGDLLDLLLQARDEETGEGLSDQELRDEALTIFAAGHETTANALAWTWYLLATHPEAKARFHEEVDRVLQGRIPSADDLQHLPYTRAIFDESLRLYPPAPAVQRKATTSTTVGGLPLPAGALVLIGTYNLHRHPAFWPNPEQFMPERWLDGERPTARYAYLPFGAGPRACVGIHFASVEGPLLLALIGRRYNLHLAQERVEPQLMVTLRPKAGIKMMLQPRQVPVVSVA, from the coding sequence ATGCCGGACTCGGTTCCCCCCTTCACCCTTGTCGATGTGCCCGGCGCGGTGCCTCTGCTCGGCCACCTGGGTGCGTTTAAGAAGCAACCGCTGGAGATGCTCTCGGCCTGGTGGCGCCGGCACGGCGATGCGCTGCGCTTTCGACTCGGCCCAAAGACGATCCATCTCTTCAGTCATCCTCATCTCGCTGAAGACATTCTAGTCCAGCAAGCCGACCGATTCGTAAAAGTCTACGACCCTCAGCGGCCGACCGGCCTCGCGCTGGTCCTGGGTAATGGACTCGTCACCAGTTCAGGTGAGGTCTGGAAACGCCATCGTCGCATCATCCAGCCCATCTTTCACCGATCTCGCATGGCCGCGATGGCCGATCGGATGGCCCAAGTGGGCGAGCAGCGGATTGCCACGTGGGACAACCGCGCGGGACGTACGATCGACATCGCCGCTGAAATGATGCAGCTGGCCCTCGAGGTCATCTCACAAACGATGTTCACCACCAGCATGGCGCACCACATCGATCGGATCAGTCATGCATTGCGCATAAGCATCAAATACGCCTTCGACTCGTTTCACAATCCGCTGCAGTTGCCCCTGTGGGTCCCGACCCCGCGCAATCGAGAATTTCGTGCGGTCATGCAGTTCCTGGATGGGTTGATGTATGGATTGCTCGCCGAGCGGCGCCAAAGCAGAGCGCAGCACGGGGACCTGCTTGATCTCCTCCTGCAAGCACGAGATGAAGAGACCGGTGAGGGACTCAGCGATCAGGAACTGCGCGACGAGGCCCTGACGATCTTTGCGGCGGGCCACGAGACCACCGCGAACGCGCTTGCCTGGACTTGGTATCTCCTCGCCACTCACCCGGAGGCGAAGGCACGGTTTCATGAGGAAGTGGACCGGGTACTCCAGGGAAGAATACCCAGCGCCGACGACCTGCAGCACCTCCCCTATACTCGGGCCATATTCGATGAATCGCTTCGTCTGTATCCGCCTGCACCAGCTGTACAGCGCAAGGCGACGACCAGTACAACTGTGGGCGGATTGCCGCTGCCAGCTGGTGCCTTGGTCCTCATCGGCACCTACAATCTGCACAGACACCCGGCGTTTTGGCCAAACCCCGAACAGTTCATGCCAGAGCGATGGCTAGACGGCGAGCGGCCGACTGCACGATATGCCTATCTCCCATTCGGCGCGGGACCGCGCGCCTGCGTGGGAATCCATTTCGCATCAGTAGAAGGGCCACTTCTATTAGCCCTGATCGGTCGCCGCTATAATCTGCACCTAGCTCAAGAGCGCGTCGAGCCGCAACTCATGGTAACCCTGCGGCCTAAAGCTGGCATTAAGATGATGCTTCAACCACGGCAGGTGCCGGTCGTATCGGTCGCCTAG